A segment of the Nostoc sp. TCL26-01 genome:
AAAAAGCCCAAACTGGCAATCGTCCACAGGATATCGCTCAAGCCCAGGCACAATTAGATGAAGCCCAAGCCAATCTACAAAAAGCCCAAACTGGCAATCGTCCCCAGGATATTGCCCAAGCCCAGGCCAGGTTAAATAGCGCTCAAGCTAGCTTGCGTAAAGCAGAAGATGATTTGCAACGAAATCAGGAACTTTATAACTCTGGAGCCATTTCTCTACAAACTGTCAACCAAAAACGTGCAGACAGAGACAGCGCCCAAGCCCAGGTGAATGAAGCACAGCAAGCATTAGCTCTGCAAAAAGCCGGCTCACGCATTGAAGATATCCAGCAAGCAAGAGCTGTAGTTAAGCAAAGACAACAAGCTTTAGCATTGCTCAAAGCGGGAACTCGTGAGGAAGATATTGCAGCCGCACGCGCTCAAGTATTATCTGCACGTGGTTCATTGCAAAATATCCAATCTCAAATCAATGACACCATCCTCCGTGCCTCTTTTGACGGTGTAGTAACACAAAAATATGCTGATCCTGGTGCTTTTGTGACACCGACAACTTCAGGTAGTTCTGTTTCTTCGGCAACTTCTTCTTCTATTTTGGCTCTAGCGGCAACTAATCAAGTTGTTGCTAATTTATCAGAATCAAATATATCGAAAATTCGCTTGGATCAAAAAGTCATCATTACAGCAGATGCTTATCCAGGGAGAACTTTTACAGGTAGAGTGAGTCAAATTGCTGCCCAAGCCACAGTAGAGCAAAATGTTACTAGTTTTCAAGTGAAAGTTTCTTTAAGTGATGCTCAAAGATTACTGCGATCGGGGATGAATGTAGCAGCAGAATTTCAAGTTGGTCAATTAGCAAATGCTTTAGTAGTACCCACAGCTGCCGTGACACGTCTGGAAAATGCTACGGGTGTATATGTAGCCAGGGAAGGTAAAAGACCTGTATTTACTCCTATTGAAACTGGTGTGACTGTAAATAATTTTACGGAAGTTAAATCTGGTTTGCAAGGCAACGAGAAAGTGTTGCTCAGTTTCCCACCAGGATTACGCCCTCAATCTCGTCCACGAGGGGGAATTTTTCCAGGTGTAGGTGGTGGTGGTGGTGGACGCGGTACTGGTGGTGGACGTTCTTCAGGCAATGCTGCTCCTTAAACTGGGGACTGGGAAGAAAGAATAAAGGTGTACTGATTTTTGAACAAAAATCAAATATGAGTCTTAGAGGGTGTTTGAAAAGTTTCAGTAGGTATAAAAATGTCATTCTTCCTTACGCTCCGCGTCAGGAAGAATCTAGGTTTTGTGGCACATACCGAGATGTTTCATTCCGCTACGCTGCATTCAACATGACAAAGAAACAGACTTTTCCAACGTCCTCTTAATATTACCTATCACCTATCACCTATCACCTATCACCTATCACCTATCACCTATCACCTATCACCTGTTACCTGTTACCTACTTACTATATGATTCAGGTTTTAGATAAAGCAGATAAGACTCGTAAAGTCCCATTTCTAGAAATCTTGGCGATGGCGGCTGAGACTCTGTGGAGTAATAAATTACGCACTGGGTTAACGATGCTGGGTGTGATTATTGGCATTGCTTCAGTGATTGCGATTACTTCGGTGGGACAAGGGGTGCAAAAGAGTGTAGAACAACAGATTCAAGCGTTGGGAACCGACGTATTACAAGTTTTGGCGGGTGCGGCGAGGAGTGGGAATATTCGTCAAGGGGTGGGTTCTACTAGCACTTTAACTTGGGAAGATGCTAAAGCGATCGCCCAACAAGCACCTTCAGCGACGATGGTTTCTGCTTATCTGCAACGCAACGCCCAAGTTGTCTATAGCGGAGAAAATACCTCAACCACCATTTACGGTACAGACTTGAACTACCCAGATGCGAGAAATACTCATCCCCAAGAAGGGAGGTTTTTTACTCAAGAGGAACTAGATTCTTCTGCTCAAGTAGCAATACTGGGGCCGACTGTCCTGAAAACATTGTTTGGGGAAGGGGGAAAACCCATAGGGGAAAAAATCAGAATTCAGGGAGAAGCTTATGAGGTCATTGGCATTATGGAACCAAAGGGTTCTCAAGGGCCGATGGATCGAGATGACCAAATTTTTATTCCTCTCACCAGTATGTCGAAACGCTTGGTGGGAAATAATGCTTTAACTGGTGTTTCTGTTAGTGGAATTTTAGTTAAATCGAGTAATCAAGAGCAACTAGAAGCAGCACAATTTCAAGTCACGAATATCTTACGCTTGCGGCACAATATATATCCCCCAGAAGTTGATGATTTTCGTCTCACTAATCAGGCAGATATTGTGAGTACTTTCACTAATGTGGTGGGTTTGTTTACAGTGATGATAGTAGCGATCGCTGGCATTTCCTTAGTAGTGGGGGGTATTGGTATTGCCAATATTATGTTAGTTTCTGTCGTCGAAAGAACCAAAGAAATCGGCATTCGTAAAGCTGTAGGAGCGACGAATTCAGCGATACTTAATCAATTTTTAACTGAGGCGATCGTCATTTCTATTGTTGGCGGTTGTGTAGGTATGGGCAGTGGTATATTGATCGCTTTTACAGCCGCTAATATTTTTAAATTTCCTTTTGTAATTTCTATTTTATCAATAATTGTTGGCTTTGGATTATCTTTAACTGTCGGTTTAATTGCTGGTGTAATTCCTGCCCGTAATGCTGCCAAATTAGACCCAATTACAGCTTTGCGTAGTGATTAATAGTGCTGAGTAATTAACTGCTATGACAACAATGATTTGGATGGAATCTATTATTAAAACCTACCAATTAGGCGAAATGAAAGTTCCTATTCTCAAGGGAATTCAACTAGCAATTGAGGAAGGCGAATATGTGTCAATTATGGGTGCGTCAGGTTCGGGGAAATCGACGCTGATGAATATTATGGGATGTTTAGATCGTCCTAGTGGTGGACACTATATTTTTGAAGGCAGAAATTTAACTACTTATGATGATGATGAGTTGGCTTATATTCGCAATCAAAGAATTGGTTTTGTGTTTCAACAATTTAACTTACTACCACGAGCAACAGCATTAGAAAATGTCATGTTGCCGATGGTTTATGCTAATTTACCTAAACGGAAACGTCGTCAACGAGCTTTGGAAGCACTGAACAGAGTGGGGTTGGAAGAACGTATTTTTAATCGTCCTAGTCAACTTTCTGGGGGACAACAACAACGGGTAGCCATTGCGCGGGCTTTAGTCAATCGACCTGCATTAGTTTTAGCAGATGAGCCGACAGGTGCGCTAGATACAGAAACGTCTCATGAGGTGATGGGCTTACTCACAGAATTAAATCAGCAGGGCATCACCATTGTGATTGTCACCCATGAGCCTGATATTGCAGCTCAAACTAAAAGAGTGATCCGCGTGCAAGATGGGTTGATAGTGGCTTCGTCATGATGTTTTTGTGAACAGACGAATGTGATATTAAGTTCTGTAAAGAGGAAATTCAAGCGATCGCCAAGTCGGAGATTGCTTGACTTGACTTGTTTTCAGCCATATTTACTGAGTGAGATTGAACTTTATTTTAGAAATTTGTCAAAAATATCAAAGTCGATTGCATAAAAGTTGGGAGTCGTTCGGATATATAAACATGAGCCGAAACTAAGATGTTTTCTAGCAACTAAGTCCGGTTTTTCAAAATTAGTAATTTCCCAAATTAAGGAGACTAAACAATGAATTCTCAAGCAGTAATCAACCCCGTTTCTGATTTAGATTTTCTAGCTGAACTAGCTACTAGCGCTATTGACAGCCTCGATTACACAGTGACTCAAGCGATGAATAACTTGCGTGCTGATGACAGTCTTGATGCTCAATTTCTGGCTTTAAGACCTACATTTATCTACAAACAATTTATCTACCAAGGCTAATCTTTAGCTACTTCCATATTTTCCATTCAAAGCAAACAATCCAGGAGACTGAACAATGAATTCTCAAGCAGTAATTAACCCCGCATCTGATTTAGATTTTCTAGCTGAACTAGCTACTAGCGCTATTGACAGCCTCGATTACACAGTAACTCAAGCCATGAATAACTTGCGTGCTGATGACAGTCTTGATGCTCAATTTCTGGCTTTAAGACCTACATTCATCTACAAACAATTTATCTACAAAGGCTAAAATAAATATTAAAGAAGCATAGTTGATTTTTGTGAAATAGCTAATAGCAAATTTATTAAACTACTTCTTTAACTAATCTGCCTATTCTACAGATGTATCGATGAAAATTTTCTAGAGATTATCTAAAACATAGAAAAGGCTTATCTGACGTTTTTTATAAGTTTCAGGTAAGTCTTTTTTATTGGAAAATCACCAAAACGGAGGTATCACCATGATCAATCAAAATAGCCAGACACAAATGATAGAAAAATCTTTTAATTGGGTAGTTAATAATCTTGATAAATTTGACCCTTTTAAAAAGGGCGCTAGCTTTGATATTAATTATGGGCAAAAAGTATGTGAACTAGCTATCATGATCTCTGGTTATATCCAATTAACAGGTAATGAACATAATGAGTATGTCCCGCAAATTATCAATATTTTAAAAACAGTCCAAACAAATAGTGAAGTTAAAGCTCGTTTATTTCGCTCACCGGAAGAAATTACTTTATTCTGTACACTATACGGTGCTTTGCGTCTGCTTGGGCATGATAATTTACAGCAAAGGGATTTAATTCAAAAAGTTATAGATTTTGGGTTTATTCAACACGTAGAGCGTCTGCCACATCGGATGATGGATATCCTGGCTAGTGTGGAATTGGGAGGATTTAAACACTCACTCCCTAGTATGGAAACATTTTATCAATCTTCGATTTTATCTTCTGTACCCAGTGCTTTATATTTGACGGAAGAATCCATTTATGCTTTGACTCATGTTATTTTATTTTTATATAAATTTGGGATAGAGCAAGGAACAAAAATTCCTGCTAAAGATATCAAGGATTTGCAATTTACTCTCTCCATGCTAATGATAATTGCCTGCCAAGATCACCATTGGGATTTGCTAGGTGAGTTGTTATGGTGTTGGGAGTGTATTGGTTTAGCAGATAATTTTATATATCAGCAATCTTGGCAAGCTTTCCTGCAAGTGCAAAGAGAAGATGGTGCAATTCCTGGGCCTGATAAATCATCAGTTGCAGCTAAATTATTGCAGAATCAAGAAGAGAATAATCTTGACGAACAGGAATATCAAGAAGCATATTTTGGTCATCATTATCATACTACTCTCGTGGGTATTATGGCTGGAAGTGTGCGCCAGCATAGAATAGCCAATGCTTTACCCTCATTAAAATCAGATAATTATCCGTCCACAGTCAATAGAGATTTGCCTGCAACTGATGAATCTGCTAACAATATTTTAGCTGCTATTAACCAAAGTAATTTATGGTTAGAAGACTTTTTAGAGGTAGTCCAAAAAAATGATCATACTCCCACATCAGTTTTCCATAGAATTCTGTTAGGCTCTTGGATTTCTAACTCGGTTTTAGAAAATACTGATGCTAGGTTTAATAACATTGCTCAACAAGTACAAAAAGTTTTGCTCATGAGAGAAGAGCAACTAAGTGATAGTTCTGCAAGTACATCATCTGCATTGAAATTAAATACTGCTGCTTTGTTAGCATCTGAGAATTTAGTTGTTCCCTCATTACAAAACTTCTGGCAAAAGACTGTAGAAACTCTCAACTCCTTTCCCGCCGCCAATGCTGTGGTAGATTTACCTTTGTGTGAAAAACGGTTATTGTTGCACGCTTTAGGATTTCATTCTGCACCACAACAAGTGGACTATACTACTGTCATAAACTTTGCTAAATCTCTCCCTTTAACAGCTGCAACCGCAGACATTGAAGGGTTATTACTGCGAATTAATTCTCTGACAACTTACGGAACACAGCAAATCACCCTTAATCCCGGCGATACTTGGTTAGAGGAATTGTTGTCTGGATTTGCTATGTCATACTTGCGTCAGTATGATTTGGTCATGGGTTGTAAAGTATTACGTTCTATGAGTTACTTGGGAATGAATTGTGTTACTGGTTTTCAAGACTGTATTAAGTTCCTAATTTTACATCAACATCCCGAAGGTATATTTGGATTTTTTGGTGTAGAAGAAACTAGATTGAATCAGACTATTTCTCAAGAATTTGTCGCTGATAGAGATTTATATTTACCAACAACGATTAGTTGTCTGTGGACACTGGCTGAGAGCGTCAAGGGATGGAGTTTCTATAAAATGTTACCAGCAATTTCTCTGCATAGGCTAACAATGGTGTAAGTGTAGATCAGCCTACGCTGTAAAACTTTGACATAGGA
Coding sequences within it:
- a CDS encoding efflux RND transporter periplasmic adaptor subunit; protein product: MTFETTQTVDSPALVPETKKKRKNNWLSWLIILGIFSGISYATYYQLAVVPRQEARRRMITQSVERQTLPITVSANGTVKPEQSINLSPKNSGILKTLLVKEGDVVKKGQILAYMDDSNLRGQLIQAQAQLNEAQANLQKAQTGNRPQDIAQAQAQLDEAQANLQKAQTGNRPQDIAQAQARLNSAQASLRKAEDDLQRNQELYNSGAISLQTVNQKRADRDSAQAQVNEAQQALALQKAGSRIEDIQQARAVVKQRQQALALLKAGTREEDIAAARAQVLSARGSLQNIQSQINDTILRASFDGVVTQKYADPGAFVTPTTSGSSVSSATSSSILALAATNQVVANLSESNISKIRLDQKVIITADAYPGRTFTGRVSQIAAQATVEQNVTSFQVKVSLSDAQRLLRSGMNVAAEFQVGQLANALVVPTAAVTRLENATGVYVAREGKRPVFTPIETGVTVNNFTEVKSGLQGNEKVLLSFPPGLRPQSRPRGGIFPGVGGGGGGRGTGGGRSSGNAAP
- a CDS encoding ABC transporter ATP-binding protein, which gives rise to MTTMIWMESIIKTYQLGEMKVPILKGIQLAIEEGEYVSIMGASGSGKSTLMNIMGCLDRPSGGHYIFEGRNLTTYDDDELAYIRNQRIGFVFQQFNLLPRATALENVMLPMVYANLPKRKRRQRALEALNRVGLEERIFNRPSQLSGGQQQRVAIARALVNRPALVLADEPTGALDTETSHEVMGLLTELNQQGITIVIVTHEPDIAAQTKRVIRVQDGLIVASS
- a CDS encoding ABC transporter permease, with amino-acid sequence MIQVLDKADKTRKVPFLEILAMAAETLWSNKLRTGLTMLGVIIGIASVIAITSVGQGVQKSVEQQIQALGTDVLQVLAGAARSGNIRQGVGSTSTLTWEDAKAIAQQAPSATMVSAYLQRNAQVVYSGENTSTTIYGTDLNYPDARNTHPQEGRFFTQEELDSSAQVAILGPTVLKTLFGEGGKPIGEKIRIQGEAYEVIGIMEPKGSQGPMDRDDQIFIPLTSMSKRLVGNNALTGVSVSGILVKSSNQEQLEAAQFQVTNILRLRHNIYPPEVDDFRLTNQADIVSTFTNVVGLFTVMIVAIAGISLVVGGIGIANIMLVSVVERTKEIGIRKAVGATNSAILNQFLTEAIVISIVGGCVGMGSGILIAFTAANIFKFPFVISILSIIVGFGLSLTVGLIAGVIPARNAAKLDPITALRSD